The nucleotide window cacccacaaaagtgaaaacacactagagcatagctagtgaatcatactcacaatactaacaaccatcataaacactccgaccatttaccttattataagccaacactttttaaatgaaaacctttctcagatacttaacaatcaatagtagTACTTACGACTCACCCTAGGTataagtcctttcaaatgctcaatcggatacaattgatcatttctcaccttgtcagttcataccttgacaaaatacatcaccacgaatgtagactcataatgaaaaatctgaattgtaatttccaccatataacacaatccctctctctatcaacattagcttgtaccttgaaaatttttatgaaatcatggATCTCTGTTTATTattgatcgcatctccatcAATCTTACCATATATTTTGCTAAATTTTCAATCATACTCAATACTAgactcaaaaacaaaaccaaacgCTTGTCATCACACTCAAGCTAATGTCCGCACACTcatttctcaagtctttttcgatagtttttaaccaatccGACACAcatgtgacactattaccatagccacagcaaaataaatgaaatcacgcgtctctgaacccaattatctactcCTCTAAAGATAActctttagccttaagaatcaaataaaatattcttgctctagCCTCTCTCGAAAGGTTGTACTATAGCCcaccatttttcttcattatgactctaggTCTTTAATTTCTATTCGAATGGTGacccaccatctcttaaaacttcCCATACAACCACATTACTcaccaaatatttaaaaaaaccacaaccttagatactcgcaagtcgtaattactatacaaaattcgCTTAATCAACAATCtcattatatagttgcatcccatTACAATTCATcgcgaactcttattaccattgcGCTCAGTTAGCCTTGACTATCACTATGAAGCCAACATTTCATCAacatgacacctcaaactcatgtaaactcatcaaatttaaaggaCTAACTTAATCTTGGTacacactttcttactaaaatcttcaatttccttcacccaagtatacacattgggactttctttatccataagcttgtcattctgGTATTAATCCACTCCCTTATggattaagataaaatcaccagTCCTTATACtacccttcttcttcttatcaaacaagacaggagcaccccattTGGAAACACTAGGACAGATGAATCCTTTATCAAGACGCTCTtgaatttgagccttaagctttCTCAACTCTGACACCCCAGGAGTAGACTCAATAGAGAGGGATTCGACCTCAACATCCCAAATATGAGCCAATTATGTCAATCAATcctgccccaccagtttcctaccCCGAATGAAAGATTGACCTTAGTTGACTTAAGCTTGTacccccttcccactctaacctttccctaacggggatctctagagttaccgacttagtattacaattaagcccgGTATAATAGGGGAACAACCacgtcatgcctaagattatatcaagtcagtcatatccagcataaccaaatcaacacaaatatgaaaatccataaacacaaCAGGACAAACACAATATACAAGGATGACTATGACTAACTCTTCAACttgggtagaaacatggatgagggcatcaagtatatcacaaaccacatcaaatcaCAAGGCAATTGAACTGACACATACAAATAATAGCCACATGGGCACAAACAAGAGTAGCACTAGTGACCACTGCATCATAACTCAAACTCGATTTTGCCTAGAAAAGCATATAattgagccctatcatcttgacgggCAACCTTCTCGCCTGGCTGCACTACTCgctacctgcattaccatttccccagGCTCCACAGCCTCACTAATtttctcctcatatgcccaggttctccacaatttaaCACACTTTACAACTTATATTCGATTGCTGAACACTGAATTAGATCGCGGGGTTTGTTCAGGTACGATTCGGGGTTCATAATTATGACTAGAAAAACAGGGGAGACAACTCATACCAACAACAATAGTAGCTAGTGAGCTCCACAAAGCTGCTAATTTCAATTatagaacttggtcgaacccaattgttaaccgcctcaatctttaactgatggtaaccagaccttaagtcaatcttagagaaaaccgATGCACCTTGAAATCGGTCAAAAATGTCATCTATCCGAGgcaatggatacttgttctAAACGGTGACCAAATTCAACTATcggtagtctatgcacatcctctcttgctagtgatggtgttaccacATTTGTTACTCTAGTTCGAACCAcagagtgaaggaggaaagataccaatttgtatcacccagacACAAATTAGATTCAAATCATAGCACGAaagagtagaaagaagtgagtttttcctaaagtcctatagcctcttgaaGAAAAGTATGGACGTCATTGTatcgttccgcaagactctactagactcgttttggtacaataagatcaacgaacctagggctctgataccaactttatcacgacccagaccgtcgtgattggcacctaCACTAACaatccggtgggagaaccactactacaacccaaaccaagcaatcaatctaaaaactaaggcatataagtcaaatactaaggaaagaaaatagagtttccataaactctaacaaaagttcaacaataacTAACAAATGCGGAAGAattaacctagaacctgaaagtcaatgtaccaaaactctactaacgacaagtctaagaataaagggtacaaccccaaagctaaacaacaccttaaacaaaagtCTGAATCCGAAAAGAATGGACTGAAACAAggaagatccatggcagcctgaaagaactggctcacccttgaattcggtcacgctcatagtcacctagctgaggtctatcaatagtcaTCTGAAGAtgtcctgtactcaacaaaaaaatagCAACTGCattatcagtacacaaccaccgtgtactggtaggatcacgcggttatcccactaagtgtaacatacaaagtcaatacaacaatataatcacatgcacatatcgaacatatgcaatatcatcaacatatacgaacaatgaacaacttcacaattttcacatatcacagttatatcaatttagagcaacatatcgtcttccaatatcaatcatcattagatatgaacgaactcatcacaaggagatacacaacacaattcaatggtcctctcacggaacccaattcaatggttctctcatggaacccaaactcaaacagttagcatgccggaacgtggcaatccgatctCATATTTataccgaaacgtggcaatctgatccatatttatgtcggaacgcGGCAAtctgatcccatatttatgccagaacgtggtagcagatcccatatttatgtcgaaatgtggcaaccgattccagttagtgtgtcagatTGTGACACCGACCCATTCAaccaaccacaatcacaatcacaatgtatattctcacaatcatacaacaagaggtgatccatagcatacaattattcaattatcctcatttacgacaagtgtgatcaataatgcaacattcccATACATACATAtgtcataatgaagcaagaacaaacatacatcacacaatcatagaatcacaatcatcacctacctcgaatccaagcttgaatccctaagacacttgaatcttccctttccggattctttccgcttgttctaggtctaataacaacaatttatatgcAAGGGTCAACAATCGAAGGTCTAATTATccagattataacaaacccaataaccctagaccaaacccaagatcctagtacccaatttagggctttttccaccataaattctAGATCAAGACCCTCCCTCATCGATAATGACCCATTAGAttatgttctacggatcgaaaaatggattcggggagttaaaaccttacttttagcctcaagaatggtgaaaaacggtCAAGAAGTCGCCTGGGGTTGtctccttagctctaaaaatcgaaaagtgtcaaataatgtCGTTTAGGAGTTTATTAAcaactttaagtcgcgtctggcccACCACGGGCGGACCGATCCCGCTCTGGCGGCCCCAATCCCGCTCTGGCAGCCTACACGGAGACAGAATGCTAcatgttcacgctaagatcattttagggagttctactcgcccaaatttGATTCCGTAAaatcgtacgggttccttaaagTCTTAGTTATCTACTCATGTGGTCCAAATCATAATTATATCTCTCATTAATTACCAGATTTctctacaccttaatgactccaatttcgtccaaatttggactaggttgggaaattccaagttactacgaaaacgttttctggccccaattctttcttcattgacttttccctaacgacggaatcaggtcgttacataGAACTACTTAAGCAACGAATAAGATAACAACAAATACATGCAGATGGAGATTGCTGATAATGTCGTGGTAATGGTAGTTAATGATAATGATGGTATATAGTGACTAGTGATAATAACAATTAGTTGTGGTGATTGATGAGAATGGTGATTTTGATGAGGCAAGTGGTGGTGGATGTTGATAATGATGAGTGAACAAATATAGCGGTAAAGTGAAGAGTAGTAGTAAGTTTCTTGAATACACATCTTAATAATATTAAGATTTTGTTATAAGTATTTATTACTCGATCTATTCAAActcattaaataattataaaataaaataaaatgcacttaaaaatataaaaattgaattattacaATTCAAACCTAAAAAAATACATCTAATGACTAATTTCTAAATAATTAAGATTAAAAATCTTCATTTGAGTGCAACCAATTACATGCAAATAAATAAGGCCTATATttgtttctcatgtttggttgacttaaatgtttggaaaatgactttccttccAAAAtcaaggaaaatatttttcaaaactctacttcatcctttaaatttttttcttaccttacccctacctcgtaCCCGACCCTCCccattcataaataaataaataaataaatttttctctttttttaaatttcaaatatatttttatccctACCACCAAACAAGCACCCCCctttctcaaacaaaaaaaataaattaaaaaattacttttgaaagatatttcaatttttaaattttaagtcaCTCCCCCCGCCACCCCCTCCCCCAACAAGGCCATcccgtcaatttttttttaaaaaaaaatatatatttttggaaaatatttcaaatttaatttttttcattttttacgcCTTCCCCACCCctactccccccccccccccacccacccctTAGGCCATCccatcaatttaaaaaaaataaaaatatttttggatatatttcaaaaaaaaaatcatttgtacGCCACCCCCTACCACTACCCCCTCCCCCACCTGCCGCCACTAGGGGTGTGAAAAATCAAAACAACCAATAACCGaaccaaaaaaatgttattgggttattgaatttttaatgggtttataaaaaaaagttattggatAATTGGTCCGGTTTCGATTTTtactattgggttattgggtaaactgggttaccgataacccaataagatggtactccctccatttcatattaattgaattgttgagacatttttcatttttcaaattaacttaattgttcaattttcaagactatttttagaatgttcttccaattttacctttcattagttagtattggaattagttattaattaatgttttgttattttaatcataaatttgacaataattaataagagtaaaaatggCAAGTTatgcctaatttatgtcttaatcgtTTTTTGCTTAAAGGGTATGAAacacctcaacaattcaattaatttgaaatagagagagtaataatttactactttaccattcctaaatattaaatatcaataatttaatatatatctaAACACTATAACTATATCAATTTATTAGTACTCTACTCACTTCACACTAGATCGCTTTACTAGTCTTTACGTCTACTCAAAACATAAAGACTAAAGTAAGGGTTCGCAATTGTAgttatttgattttagttttagttttagttttagtttgtaATGGTAGGTTGTAGCTTTTTCAAGTTTGTAAAGGTCTGTAATTTGATTAACAGAAGAAATTTCATACTATGTTTTGGTGGTGATGTGTAAATTGTAATTATAGCCTTCGTACTATATTTTCTCTTATCGATGCAATTTCTCATTATCTTTCTTGTTTCACTATATCAAAGCATTTAGAAAAGTGAGAagtcatataatattttatggacattttcttattgggtaAATCGAAAACTGAACCTATAACGaccaaaaaccgataaaaaaaatattttattggttTGTTATTGggttagcatatttaaaaactgATAAACCGAActgataatacataaaatcaaaCCGAACCGACCAATACACACCCCTAGCCTCCACCCCCACCCAGGCTACTTCTGTCAACCCCCCACCCCCATCCCCAccccgtcaattttttttttttaaaaaaaattgtttttgaatttttttactgGTCAGGTCCTAAGTTAAATCTCATGGTCAGATTTTGGAACTATCATTAAGGTCTTGTCCTAGTTTAAGTGTCGGGGTCAGATCCTAAATCAATTATCGGGTTTGATTTTCGAAgcagaaattattttcctaaagagtTTTTTAAtctcaagccaaaaataaaagatattttctgtttttcattcaccaaccaaacattaaaatatattttccagaaaacattttctactcaccaactaaacatgagaaaataagttagatttccaaaaaaacattttccttgtaccaaacacaccctaggTGTAAACTTTTCAGAGACAAGTTTACGGGGCAAAATATGTATTTTCCAGAAACACATAGATTTTGCAATAAGCCTTGTGCTAATTGATTTTATATGTGGTAAATTGATTTTGACTAAATATAGGCTTTATATATTTAAGAAGCCATAATAGTTACATGAGGAAACTTTAGCTCTTCCAAGTTTACTGATCATTCTATTCATGTACATGTCAAATGATAACGTAATACTATATGTACAAGTCAGGCAACTTGAGAATGTTTCGCTGCACAATTTGATGTTTTCATGAACGAGCAAAGTGCAAGATCTTCGAGGAGCTTGTTCAAGTCTGTAAATATCATCATGATTTGCCCTGATCATGATATACGACCCTGCAAAGCAACACACTCTGGACAAGTATTCTAGATCAACAGTgttaagaatgaaatagaagaGATTGCAATGTTAagaatttctttctttgttagATGCAGTAAAACAGTAAGTGGAGAAGCAAAGCCTTACGATCACagctaaacaaaaaaaaaaacaatttgggAGTCATTATGTCCAAATATAACAGAGACCATTAATCAGTAGCTCTTTCTATTACTGTATAACCAAAAAATTCCACCCCCTATACATCCTCGCCTTTTGTCTGCACCTAACACACATCACATATTGCACTCTTACCACTAGACCAAAGCCTGGGGAAAGGTCACCAATAAGCAGCTCTATGTTAATAACATCACAAAATAAGTTAGCtacttaaaaagaaataagaatcaCATCATACCCTTTTAGCAGCAATCCATTCTCCATCTAGCCAGTTTTGACGGGGCCTCAAATCAGAATGCTGaaattccaagatctcatttgCTGTTCGAAAGTAGACTGTATAATTTGAACCTATGAGGACTTTGCACACTTGACCAGCCCACCATCCACCATCATGCCAAGCATCAACTTCATCAAGTGGCCTGAATTGATCAGCTTGTTGGATTACTAGGGGAGAAGGCCTTATAAAACGAGCATCTACTTCTTCAGTCAGGAGGTCAGTTTCATCATCAGTTTCTAGAGTCTGGTATTGTAGTAAATACGTCCCATTTCCTAGAGGTCTCACAATTGTAGCAGGGTACCATGAACCCTGGTAACCTTCTTCATCACTCCTCACCTCCACCTTTGCTCCAACACAAAAATTTGTATGACTGGCTACTCCACCATTCTGTCTCTTTAAGTTTAGTTTGGACTTCACTTGGAGTTTAGATTTTTTCTGCATGTCAGGTGAATCACATAGGAATGAAGTAACAAATAATCTCAACCATATGCAGATAAAACTTTtgaagaataaaccaaatagtAATTGTCAAAGAGGAAGGTTGTCATACCATGAAAGCAATGACCCATTTTCCATCTATCCACTCTTGATGGGGTCTCAAAGTGAAATGGTCAAACACCAGCTCCTCATTTGTTGTCCAAAAATAAACCATGTACTTTAAGCCGTCAAGGATTTTGCATATAAGACCAACCCACCATCCCTCATTGTACCATGCGTCAACTTCTTCAAGCATTTTAAATCTGTCAATTCTTTGAATTACAGGGGGACAGGGCCTAATGTCAGAAACATCTGCCTTTTCTTTAAGGGGCTCAGATTCGTCTTCAGTTCTTAGTGTCAGGTATTCCACCAAAAACTTATGCTCACCAATGGAATCAACAATTACGGCAGTGTACCAGGAGCCCTGATATCCTTCTTCATCACTTCTCACTTCTACCCTCATCCCTTTGCTGAACTTTGGCTTCGATGTCCTTCCACTACACTTTATCCTGATTTTCAGCTCCTTTGACTTCAGTGTCATGTCAGATGAACTTCTTGTCTTATCAAACTTTAAGAAATTGAGGGAACAGAGGAGGAtgtacaaagaaaaagaagaccgTTATGTAGCCTCGAGGCAAAAGGCCAACAAGTACGTGGAAGAGATTAGAGGAACATACCTCTCTGGCAGTAAACCATTTCTCTTTGACCCATTCTTGACGAGGCCTCAGCATAGAGTGCTCAAACACCAATTCTTCCTCTGTGGTCGTCAAACAAACTATATACTTTAAACCACCAAGAACTTCTTTTATATGACCTTCCCACCATCCATCATTCAACCAAGCATCTACCCTATCAAGATGTTCAAATTGATGAAATGATTGTATTTCAGGTGGACAAGGTCTGATGCATGAAGCATCAACCTCTTCTTTGAGAAATTGAGACCCGTTCACTGTTTTCAGTTTCTGGTATTCAACCAAAAACTTGTCATAGCCAACAGATTCAATAATTGCTGCAGTATGCCATGAACCATAGCAACCTTCTTTATCACGTTTCACCTCCACAGACATCCCTTCACTAAATGTTTCCTTCCAAGATCGGCTACACATTATCCTGAGTTTGACCCCTCTTGATTTCAGCTCTACCTCTGGTATGTTCTTCTGCATTGcaataattttgtgtttttgataAGTTTCTGCATCACAATAATTTCATCTAGGTAGTATACATGAAAAAAGAGATAAACTTTATACTACGATACATAAAAAGAATTTTAACTTGGTAGTATACAGAAAAATTATACTCCACCAAGTGAATATTCAGCTAAGTGTCCTATAAAATGTAATGCATGGT belongs to Solanum stenotomum isolate F172 chromosome 1, ASM1918654v1, whole genome shotgun sequence and includes:
- the LOC125843316 gene encoding protein AGENET DOMAIN (AGD)-CONTAINING P1 isoform X2 — encoded protein: MPLHTTPQCFNKGDAVEVLKTNPFTIWLPATLLRSTPCKKTRNGQIYVEFQTHYCEESSGSRREYVNAGDVRPAPPPELHRYFKVGDNVEVFYKEKGWRKGKVDDILENSMYFVLLDGVEEEIVKVERWGLRVYRVWDDGSWLPPLEFQQIPQKNIPEVELKSRGVKLRIMCSRSWKETFSEGMSVEVKRDKEGCYGSWHTAAIIESVGYDKFLVEYQKLKTVNGSQFLKEEVDASCIRPCPPEIQSFHQFEHLDRVDAWLNDGWWEGHIKEVLGGLKYIVCLTTTEEELVFEHSMLRPRQEWVKEKWFTAREFDKTRSSSDMTLKSKELKIRIKCSGRTSKPKFSKGMRVEVRSDEEGYQGSWYTAVIVDSIGEHKFLVEYLTLRTEDESEPLKEKADVSDIRPCPPVIQRIDRFKMLEEVDAWYNEGWWVGLICKILDGLKYMVYFWTTNEELVFDHFTLRPHQEWIDGKWVIAFMKKSKLQVKSKLNLKRQNGGVASHTNFCVGAKVEVRSDEEGYQGSWYPATIVRPLGNGTYLLQYQTLETDDETDLLTEEVDARFIRPSPLVIQQADQFRPLDEVDAWHDGGWWAGQVCKVLIGSNYTVYFRTANEILEFQHSDLRPRQNWLDGEWIAAKRGRIS
- the LOC125843316 gene encoding protein AGENET DOMAIN (AGD)-CONTAINING P1 isoform X3 — protein: MPLHTTPQCFNKGDAVEVLKTNPFTIWLPATLLRSTPCKKTRNGQIYVEFQTHYCEESSGSRREYVNAGDVRPAPPPELHRYFKVGDNVEVFYKEKGWRKGKVDDILENSMYFVLLDGVEEEIVKVERWGLRVYRVWDDGSWLPPLEFQQIPQKNIPEVELKSRGVKLRIMCSRSWKETFSEGMSVEVKRDKEGCYGSWHTAAIIESVGYDKFLVEYQKLKTVNGSQFLKEEVDASCIRPCPPEIQSFHQFEHLDRVDAWLNDGWWEGHIKEVLGGLKYIVCLTTTEEELVFEHSMLRPRQEWVKEKWFTAREFDKTRSSSDMTLKSKELKIRIKCSGRTSKPKFSKGMRVEVRSDEEGYQGSWYTAVIVDSIGEHKFLVEYLTLRTEDESEPLKEKADVSDIRPCPPVIQRIDRFKMLEEVDAWYNEGWWVGLICKILDGLKYMVYFWTTNEELVFDHFTLRPHQEWIDGKWVIAFMKKSKLQVKSKLNLKRQNGGVASHTNFCVGAKVEVRSDEEGYQGSWYPATIVRPLGNGTYLLQYQTLETDDETDLLTEEVDARFIRPSPLVIQQADQFRPLDEVDAWHDGGWWAGQVCKVLIGSNYTVYFRTANEILEFQHSDLRPRQNWLDGEWIAAKRALV
- the LOC125843316 gene encoding protein AGENET DOMAIN (AGD)-CONTAINING P1 isoform X1, with protein sequence MPLHTTPQCFNKGDAVEVLKTNPFTIWLPATLLRSTPCKKTRNGQIYVEFQTHYCEESSGSRREYVNAGDVRPAPPPELHRYFKVGDNVEVFYKEKGWRKGKVDDILENSMYFVLLDGVEEEIVKVERWGLRVYRVWDDGSWLPPLEFQQIPQKNIPEVELKSRGVKLRIMCSRSWKETFSEGMSVEVKRDKEGCYGSWHTAAIIESVGYDKFLVEYQKLKTVNGSQFLKEEVDASCIRPCPPEIQSFHQFEHLDRVDAWLNDGWWEGHIKEVLGGLKYIVCLTTTEEELVFEHSMLRPRQEWVKEKWFTAREFDKTRSSSDMTLKSKELKIRIKCSGRTSKPKFSKGMRVEVRSDEEGYQGSWYTAVIVDSIGEHKFLVEYLTLRTEDESEPLKEKADVSDIRPCPPVIQRIDRFKMLEEVDAWYNEGWWVGLICKILDGLKYMVYFWTTNEELVFDHFTLRPHQEWIDGKWVIAFMKKSKLQVKSKLNLKRQNGGVASHTNFCVGAKVEVRSDEEGYQGSWYPATIVRPLGNGTYLLQYQTLETDDETDLLTEEVDARFIRPSPLVIQQADQFRPLDEVDAWHDGGWWAGQVCKVLIGSNYTVYFRTANEILEFQHSDLRPRQNWLDGEWIAAKRSVLLCRVVYHDQGKS